A genomic window from Streptomyces sp. HUAS YS2 includes:
- a CDS encoding response regulator transcription factor — protein MTVRVLLADDEHLIRGALAALLALEDDLVVVAEAASGPEALAMALAHEPDVAVLDLQMPGADGVRVATSLRDRLPDCKTMIVTSHGRPGHLKRALAAGVRGFVPKTVSAQRLAEIIRSVQAGNRYVDPELAADAISAGDSPLTAREAEVLELAADGAPIAEIAERASLSPGTVRNYLSSAAAKVGAENRHTAVRLARAKGWV, from the coding sequence ATGACCGTGCGCGTGCTGCTCGCCGACGACGAGCATCTGATCCGCGGCGCGCTCGCCGCGCTGCTCGCGCTGGAGGACGACCTCGTGGTCGTCGCGGAGGCCGCGTCCGGGCCCGAGGCACTGGCCATGGCGCTCGCCCACGAGCCGGACGTCGCGGTGCTCGATCTGCAGATGCCGGGGGCGGACGGTGTGAGGGTCGCCACATCCCTGCGCGACCGGCTCCCCGACTGCAAGACCATGATCGTGACCAGTCACGGACGCCCCGGGCACCTCAAGCGGGCCCTCGCCGCGGGCGTCCGGGGCTTCGTCCCGAAGACCGTCAGCGCCCAGCGGCTCGCCGAGATCATCCGCTCCGTCCAGGCCGGAAACCGCTACGTGGACCCGGAGTTGGCGGCCGACGCGATCTCCGCCGGCGACTCCCCGCTGACCGCCCGGGAGGCCGAGGTGCTGGAACTGGCGGCCGACGGGGCGCCCATCGCGGAGATCGCCGAGCGCGCCTCGCTCTCCCCCGGCACGGTCCGGAACTACCTCTCCTCGGCCGCTGCGAAGGTCGGTGCGGAGAACCGCCACACGGCGGTGCGTCTCGCCCGGGCGAAAGGTTGGGTATAG
- the purD gene encoding phosphoribosylamine--glycine ligase, which translates to MKVLVIGGGAREHALCRSLSLDPDVTALHCAPGNAGIAEVAEVHPVDQLDGDAVSALARRLGADLVVVGPEAPLVAGVADAVRAAGIPCFGPSEQAAQLEGSKAFAKDVMAGANVPTARSYVCTTPEEIDEALDAFGAPYVVKDDGLAAGKGVVVTDDLAAAREHALACDRVVIEEFLDGPEVSLFAITDGVTVLPLQPAQDFKRALDGDEGPNTGGMGAYSPLPWADPKLVDEVMDSVLQPTVDELRRRGTPFAGLLYAGLAITSRGVRVIEFNARFGDPETQVVLARLKTPLAGVLLNAANGTLADQAPLNWSGDAAVTVVVASHNYPGTPRTGDPIEGLDEVAAQDAPHAYVLHAGTKRDGDAVVSAGGRVLSVTASGTDLAQARERAYAAVGRIRLDGSQHRTDIALKAAGE; encoded by the coding sequence GTGAAGGTCCTCGTCATCGGCGGCGGCGCCCGCGAACACGCCCTGTGCCGCTCCCTCTCTCTCGATCCCGACGTCACCGCTCTGCACTGCGCGCCCGGCAACGCCGGAATCGCGGAGGTCGCCGAGGTGCACCCCGTCGACCAGCTGGACGGCGACGCCGTCTCCGCGCTGGCGCGCCGGCTCGGCGCCGACCTGGTCGTCGTCGGCCCGGAGGCCCCGCTCGTCGCGGGCGTCGCCGACGCCGTGCGCGCGGCCGGCATCCCCTGCTTCGGCCCGTCCGAGCAGGCGGCTCAGCTGGAGGGCTCCAAGGCGTTCGCCAAGGACGTCATGGCCGGGGCGAACGTCCCGACCGCCCGCTCGTACGTCTGCACCACCCCCGAGGAGATCGACGAGGCGCTGGACGCCTTCGGCGCTCCGTACGTCGTCAAGGACGACGGCCTGGCGGCGGGCAAGGGCGTCGTCGTCACCGACGATCTCGCCGCGGCCCGCGAGCACGCGCTGGCCTGCGACCGCGTGGTCATCGAGGAGTTCCTGGACGGCCCCGAGGTCTCCCTCTTCGCGATCACCGACGGCGTCACCGTCCTCCCGCTGCAGCCCGCGCAGGACTTCAAGCGCGCGCTGGACGGCGACGAGGGCCCCAACACCGGCGGCATGGGCGCGTACTCGCCGCTGCCCTGGGCCGACCCCAAGCTGGTCGACGAGGTGATGGACTCCGTCCTGCAGCCGACCGTCGACGAACTGCGGCGCCGCGGCACCCCGTTCGCGGGGCTGCTGTACGCGGGTCTGGCGATCACCAGCCGCGGTGTGCGGGTCATCGAGTTCAACGCCCGCTTCGGCGACCCGGAGACCCAGGTCGTGCTCGCGCGCCTGAAGACCCCGCTCGCCGGCGTCCTGCTGAACGCCGCCAACGGCACCCTGGCCGACCAGGCGCCGCTGAACTGGAGCGGCGACGCGGCGGTGACCGTGGTCGTCGCCTCGCACAACTACCCGGGCACGCCGCGCACCGGCGACCCGATCGAGGGCCTCGACGAGGTCGCGGCGCAGGATGCCCCGCACGCGTACGTCCTGCACGCCGGCACGAAGCGGGACGGCGACGCCGTCGTCAGCGCCGGCGGCCGCGTCCTGTCGGTCACCGCGAGCGGTACGGACCTGGCGCAGGCCCGCGAGCGGGCGTACGCGGCGGTCGGCCGGATCCGGCTCGACGGTTCGCAGCACCGCACGGACATCGCGCTCAAGGCCGCCGGGGAGTGA
- a CDS encoding phosphoribosylaminoimidazolesuccinocarboxamide synthase, which translates to MSGFVEKPEPVQVPGLTHLHTGKVRDLYRDEAGDLVMVASDRMSAYDWVLPTEIPDKGRVLTQLSLWWFDLLADLVPNHVLSTELPAGAPADWEGRTLVCKSLNMVPVECVARGYLTGSGLVEYNESRTVCGLALPEGLTDGSELPAPIFTPATKAAVGDHDENVSYEEVARQVGAETAALLRQTTLAVYGRARDVARERGIILADTKFEFGFDGETLILADEVLTPDSSRFWPAASWEPGRAQPSYDKQFVRDWLTSPASGWDRKSEQPPPALPQEIVDATRAKYIEAYELITGTSWS; encoded by the coding sequence GTGTCCGGATTCGTAGAAAAGCCCGAGCCCGTCCAGGTCCCGGGCCTCACCCATCTCCACACGGGCAAGGTGCGCGACCTGTACCGCGACGAGGCGGGCGACCTCGTCATGGTGGCGAGCGACCGCATGTCCGCGTACGACTGGGTGCTGCCCACCGAGATCCCCGACAAGGGCCGGGTCCTCACCCAGCTCTCGCTCTGGTGGTTCGACCTGCTCGCCGACCTGGTGCCCAACCACGTGCTCTCCACCGAGCTGCCCGCCGGCGCGCCCGCCGACTGGGAGGGCCGCACCCTCGTCTGCAAGTCGCTGAACATGGTGCCCGTGGAGTGTGTGGCCCGCGGCTACCTGACCGGCTCCGGCCTCGTCGAGTACAACGAGTCCCGTACGGTCTGCGGCCTCGCGCTGCCCGAGGGCCTGACGGACGGCTCCGAGCTGCCCGCCCCGATCTTCACGCCCGCCACCAAGGCCGCCGTCGGCGACCACGACGAGAACGTCTCGTACGAGGAGGTCGCCCGCCAGGTCGGCGCGGAGACCGCCGCGCTGCTGCGCCAGACCACCCTCGCGGTATACGGCCGGGCCCGCGACGTCGCCCGCGAGCGCGGGATCATCCTCGCCGACACCAAGTTCGAGTTCGGCTTCGACGGCGAGACGCTGATCCTCGCCGACGAGGTCCTCACCCCGGACTCGTCCCGCTTCTGGCCGGCCGCGAGCTGGGAGCCGGGCCGCGCCCAGCCCTCGTACGACAAGCAGTTCGTCCGCGACTGGCTGACCTCGCCGGCCTCCGGCTGGGACCGCAAGAGCGAGCAGCCGCCGCCGGCGCTGCCGCAGGAGATCGTGGACGCCACCCGCGCCAAGTACATCGAGGCGTACGAGCTCATCACCGGCACGAGCTGGAGCTGA
- a CDS encoding N,N-dimethylformamidase beta subunit family domain-containing protein, whose protein sequence is MGAEHIRRWESGALAHAVTDPFGQGPLPWLRGSEHYFDDTGQVVPWYVDTAIGGKTTSTGGPRTADDVRRQIKGFASNGAVAPGEAIDFHITVDPPQQFSVDVYRIGHYSGDGAAKITTSPRLSGIVQPPPLTADRTVSCHHWWLSWRLQIPSYWSIGAYVAVLTTADGYRSHIPFTVRDDHPADLLLVLPDVTWQAYNLYPEDGRTGASLYHAWDEQGRLLGEEDAAVTVSFDRPYAGAGLPLHVGHAYDFIRWAERYGYDLAYAETRDLHAGRVDPTRYRGLVFPGHDEYWSVPMRRTVELAREQGTSLVFLSANTLYWQVELGPSPSGAPDRLLTCRKRRGPGRPALWREIDRPEQQLLGIQYAGRVPEPSPLVVRNAEHWLWEATGAAEGDEIPGLVAGEADRYFPRTALPPHESRILLAHSPYQDTEGALRHQETSLYRAPSGAWVFASGTFAWSPALDRPGHTDTRIQRATANLLDRICKRD, encoded by the coding sequence ATGGGGGCAGAGCACATCAGGCGGTGGGAATCAGGGGCGCTCGCCCACGCCGTCACGGACCCCTTCGGTCAGGGCCCGCTGCCCTGGCTGCGCGGCAGCGAGCACTACTTCGACGACACCGGCCAGGTCGTCCCCTGGTACGTCGACACCGCGATCGGCGGCAAGACCACCAGCACCGGCGGCCCGCGCACGGCGGACGACGTGCGCCGTCAGATCAAGGGCTTCGCGTCCAACGGGGCGGTGGCCCCCGGCGAGGCGATCGACTTCCACATCACCGTGGACCCGCCGCAGCAGTTCTCCGTGGACGTCTACCGCATCGGCCACTACAGCGGCGACGGCGCCGCGAAGATCACCACCAGCCCGCGGCTCTCCGGCATCGTCCAGCCGCCCCCGCTCACCGCCGACCGCACGGTCTCCTGCCACCACTGGTGGCTGTCCTGGCGGCTGCAGATCCCGTCGTACTGGTCGATCGGCGCGTACGTCGCCGTGCTCACCACCGCCGACGGCTACCGCTCCCACATCCCCTTCACGGTCCGCGACGACCACCCCGCCGACCTGCTCCTCGTCCTGCCGGACGTGACCTGGCAGGCGTACAACCTGTACCCGGAGGACGGCCGCACCGGCGCCAGCCTCTACCACGCCTGGGACGAGCAGGGCCGGCTCCTCGGCGAGGAGGACGCGGCGGTCACGGTGTCGTTCGACCGGCCGTACGCGGGCGCGGGCCTGCCGCTGCACGTGGGCCACGCGTACGACTTCATCCGCTGGGCCGAGCGCTACGGCTACGACCTCGCGTACGCCGAGACCCGCGACCTGCACGCCGGCCGCGTCGACCCCACCCGCTACCGCGGCCTGGTCTTCCCAGGCCACGACGAGTACTGGTCCGTCCCCATGCGGCGGACCGTCGAGCTCGCCCGCGAGCAGGGCACCTCGCTGGTCTTCCTGTCCGCCAACACCCTGTACTGGCAGGTCGAGCTCGGCCCCTCGCCGTCCGGCGCGCCCGACCGGCTGCTCACCTGCCGCAAGCGCCGCGGCCCCGGCCGCCCCGCCCTGTGGCGCGAGATCGACCGTCCGGAGCAGCAGCTCCTCGGCATCCAGTACGCGGGCCGGGTCCCCGAACCGTCGCCGCTGGTCGTACGGAACGCCGAGCACTGGCTCTGGGAGGCGACCGGTGCCGCCGAGGGTGACGAGATCCCCGGCCTGGTGGCGGGCGAGGCCGATCGGTACTTCCCGCGCACCGCCCTGCCGCCGCACGAGAGCCGCATCCTGCTCGCCCATTCGCCGTACCAGGACACCGAAGGGGCCCTGCGGCACCAGGAGACCTCGCTCTACCGGGCCCCGTCCGGCGCCTGGGTCTTTGCCTCCGGCACCTTCGCCTGGTCGCCCGCGCTCGACCGCCCGGGCCACACCGACACCCGCATCCAGCGTGCCACCGCGAACCTCCTCGACCGCATCTGCAAACGCGACTGA
- a CDS encoding ATP-binding cassette domain-containing protein: MDPRQKAGRLSGGQRAQLALTVAAAKRPELLIFDEPAAALDPLARHAFLDDLIESVTELGAAAVLSSHALPDVERVCDYLIVMAGSRVQLAGEVAELLASHVRITGRHADLASLPAGAEVITPTDPTGRETTAVVRADRALPAGGPWSMAKVGLEELVLAHLARADRTGVRSSSALTEAHR, encoded by the coding sequence GTGGACCCCCGGCAGAAGGCCGGCCGGCTCTCGGGCGGCCAGCGCGCTCAGCTCGCCCTCACCGTCGCCGCGGCCAAACGGCCCGAGTTGCTGATCTTCGACGAGCCCGCCGCCGCCCTGGACCCACTGGCCCGGCACGCCTTCCTGGACGACCTGATCGAGTCCGTCACCGAACTGGGCGCCGCCGCCGTCCTCTCCTCCCACGCCCTGCCCGACGTCGAGCGGGTGTGCGACTACCTGATCGTGATGGCGGGCTCCCGGGTCCAGCTGGCCGGCGAGGTGGCGGAGTTGCTGGCGAGCCACGTACGGATCACCGGCCGCCACGCGGACCTCGCGTCCCTGCCCGCCGGAGCGGAGGTCATCACGCCCACCGACCCGACCGGGCGGGAGACCACGGCCGTCGTGCGGGCCGATCGCGCGCTGCCGGCCGGTGGGCCCTGGTCCATGGCGAAGGTCGGCCTCGAAGAACTGGTCCTCGCCCATCTCGCCCGGGCGGACCGGACCGGCGTCCGCTCCTCGTCGGCACTCACGGAGGCCCACCGATGA
- a CDS encoding DNA polymerase III subunit gamma and tau yields the protein MSSLALYRRYRPESFAEVIGQEHVTDPLQQALRNNRVNHAYLFSGPRGCGKTTSARILARCLNCEQGPTPTPCGECQSCRDLARNGPGSIDVIEIDAASHGGVDDARDLREKAFFGPASSRYKIYIIDEAHMVTSAGFNALLKVVEEPPEHLKFIFATTEPEKVIGTIRSRTHHYPFRLVPPGTLREYLGEVCGREGIPVEDGVLPLVVRAGAGSVRDSMSVMDQLLAGAADDGVTYAMATALLGYTDGSLLDSVVDAFAAGDGAAAFEVVDRVVEGGNDSRRFVADLLERLRDLVILAAVPDAAEKGLIDAPVDVVERMQAQASVFGAAELSRAADLVNSGLTEMRGATSPRLQLELICARVLLPAAFDDERSLQARLDRLERGAAVAPAPVVMPGPPAPAMGYVPGPDAHTPMAPPPPAPAPAPAPAAVPQPVQPAPPAQPAPAAAPPAQAPAGPRPGAWPGAAAPGSGAPGAWPGASAPQAAAPAPAAQTPAPQSAAPAAPAAPGGDMAQGAAQVRNMWPSILDAVKNRRRFTWILLSQNAQVAGFDGTTLQLGFLNAGARDNFASSGSEDVLKQALAEQFNVHWKIEAIVDPSGGSAPPPAAGGGGFGGGRPTAPPPSFQQAPPPPQAPAPQPPAAPAPPQAAAPAPVQAQPQAPAPVQAPPPVAPEDDTPEEDDPDLVESALSGHDLIVRELGATVVEEYTNE from the coding sequence GTGTCGTCTCTCGCGCTGTACCGCCGCTACCGCCCCGAGTCCTTCGCCGAGGTCATCGGGCAGGAGCATGTCACCGACCCGTTGCAGCAGGCCCTGCGGAACAACCGGGTCAACCACGCGTACCTGTTCAGCGGGCCGCGCGGCTGCGGCAAGACGACCAGTGCGCGGATCCTCGCGCGGTGCCTGAACTGTGAGCAGGGGCCCACGCCGACGCCGTGCGGCGAGTGCCAGTCCTGTCGGGACCTCGCCCGGAACGGGCCCGGGTCCATCGACGTCATCGAGATCGACGCCGCCTCGCACGGTGGCGTGGACGACGCCCGTGACCTGCGGGAGAAGGCCTTCTTCGGGCCCGCCTCCAGCCGCTACAAGATCTACATCATCGACGAGGCGCACATGGTCACCTCGGCGGGCTTCAACGCCCTGCTGAAGGTGGTCGAGGAGCCGCCGGAGCATCTCAAGTTCATCTTCGCGACGACCGAGCCCGAGAAGGTCATCGGGACCATCCGGTCCCGGACGCATCACTATCCGTTCCGGCTCGTCCCGCCGGGGACCCTGCGCGAGTACCTCGGCGAGGTCTGCGGGCGGGAGGGCATCCCCGTCGAGGACGGCGTACTGCCGCTGGTCGTGCGGGCCGGCGCCGGGTCCGTGCGTGACTCGATGTCCGTCATGGACCAGCTGCTCGCCGGCGCCGCCGACGACGGTGTGACATACGCCATGGCCACCGCCCTGCTCGGGTACACGGACGGGTCGCTGCTCGACTCCGTCGTGGACGCCTTCGCCGCCGGTGACGGTGCCGCCGCGTTCGAGGTCGTCGATCGCGTCGTCGAGGGGGGCAACGACTCCCGGCGGTTCGTCGCCGATCTGCTGGAGCGGCTGCGCGATCTCGTGATCCTCGCCGCCGTGCCGGACGCCGCCGAGAAGGGCCTGATCGACGCGCCGGTCGACGTCGTCGAGCGGATGCAGGCGCAGGCCTCCGTCTTCGGCGCCGCCGAGCTGAGCCGGGCCGCCGACCTGGTCAACTCCGGGCTCACCGAGATGCGCGGGGCCACCTCGCCGCGACTGCAGCTGGAGCTGATCTGCGCGCGCGTGCTGCTGCCCGCCGCCTTCGACGACGAGCGTTCGCTGCAGGCCCGGCTCGACCGGCTGGAGCGCGGGGCGGCCGTCGCCCCCGCACCCGTCGTCATGCCCGGCCCGCCCGCGCCCGCCATGGGATACGTGCCCGGGCCGGACGCCCACACGCCGATGGCCCCGCCGCCGCCCGCCCCGGCCCCGGCGCCTGCCCCGGCGGCCGTTCCGCAGCCGGTCCAGCCCGCGCCGCCGGCCCAGCCCGCCCCCGCCGCCGCTCCGCCGGCGCAGGCGCCCGCCGGACCGCGCCCCGGTGCGTGGCCCGGTGCCGCCGCTCCCGGCAGTGGCGCGCCCGGCGCCTGGCCGGGTGCCTCCGCGCCGCAGGCCGCCGCGCCCGCGCCCGCCGCGCAGACCCCCGCGCCCCAGTCGGCCGCGCCGGCCGCCCCCGCCGCCCCCGGCGGGGACATGGCCCAGGGCGCCGCCCAGGTGCGGAACATGTGGCCGTCGATCCTCGACGCCGTCAAGAACCGCCGCCGCTTCACCTGGATCCTGCTCTCGCAGAACGCGCAGGTGGCCGGTTTCGACGGCACCACCCTCCAGCTCGGCTTCCTCAACGCCGGCGCCCGCGACAACTTCGCGAGCAGCGGCAGCGAGGACGTGCTCAAGCAGGCGCTCGCCGAGCAGTTCAACGTGCACTGGAAGATCGAGGCGATCGTCGACCCCTCGGGCGGCTCCGCGCCCCCGCCCGCCGCGGGCGGCGGCGGCTTCGGCGGCGGCCGGCCCACGGCGCCGCCCCCCTCGTTCCAGCAGGCCCCGCCCCCGCCGCAGGCCCCTGCCCCGCAGCCCCCGGCCGCCCCCGCGCCGCCGCAGGCCGCCGCGCCCGCGCCCGTACAGGCCCAGCCGCAGGCCCCCGCGCCGGTCCAGGCACCGCCGCCGGTCGCCCCCGAGGACGACACCCCCGAGGAGGACGACCCCGACCTCGTCGAGTCGGCGCTCTCCGGGCACGACCTGATCGTTCGCGAGCTCGGGGCCACCGTGGTGGAGGAATACACAAACGAATAG